GGACTACTACGGAATAGCCGAGGGGCCGTTCGAGTACAGGGACATCCCGGAGACATTTGATAAAGCCATCGTCGAGCTTGACGAGCCGAACGAGTACGTGGAGAGGGCCATCAACGCGGCCATTGAGGAGGGGGCGAAGAGGGTAGCCGGAGTGCTCTACACCGACCACAATAAGATATACCTCACGACGAGCAACGGCGTTGAGGCCTTCGACGAGGGGACGGGGATAGAGATAAGTGTTCGCGCCTTCATCGGCGATCTTGAGAGCGGCCACGGGACGAACTCGGTTCGCGTTCTCAAGAAGTTCGACCCCGAGAGCGCGGGCAGAAAGGCCGGCGAGATAGCAAGGCTAGCCCAGAACCCGGAGCAGGGACCGGAGGGGAAGTTCGACGTCATCTTCGACCCATTGGCCTTCGCCAACCTGCTGAGCTACATGAGCTTCATGACGTCTGCTTATGCGGCTGAGGCGGGCTTTTCCTTCCTTGTCAACAAGCTCGGCCAGAAGGTCGCGAACGAGATAGTGACGATAAAGGACGTTGGCAACATGCCCAACGGCTACGGAAGCAGGAAGTTTGACGACGAGGGCGTCCCGACCAGGGAGACCACCATAATCGAGGACGGAACCTTCAAGACCTTCCTCCTCAACACGAGCATGGCGAGGAAGTACGGGGCAGAGACAACGGCCAATGCAGGGCTGATAATGCCGCACGCCTGGAACATAGTCCTTGAGCCGGGCGACCACTCAAGGGAGGAGCTGTTCGGGGAGGTTAAGCGCGGCATCTACATAACCAACGTCTGGTACACGCGCTTCCAGAACTATGTGACGGGGGATTTCTCGACCATCCCGAGAGACGGCATTTTCCTGGTTGAGAACGGCGAGCTGAGGCCGATAAGGAACATCCGCGTCAGCGACAACTTCCAGCACATACTGGAGAGTATAGCTGCACTTGGAAAGGACCTCCACCACATCCACTGGTGGGAAGTGAACACGCCGGTTTCAACGCCCTACGTTCTTGTGAAGGACGTCGGGATAACGAGGGCGACGAAGTGAGGCCTTTCTTTTTATCCTTTCTCCGCCTCTTCCATCGCCAGGTATTCTCCCAGCGGGCCGAGTTGCGCCAGCTTGAATGAAGCCCCAAAGGCCAGGAAAAAGAGGGCGAACAGGAGGCGCGCCCTTGCCAGCCCGAGGTGCTGGACGACGAAGCCGTAGACCCCATAGAAGACCGCCGAAACAATGGCCAGCACCATGTTCCTGAGGGACAGTATCGTCGCCCTCTTCTCGCTCGGAATCCTGCGCTGGAACTCGACCGAGAAGTTGAAGGTGAATGCCGACGCACAGAGGGTCGCCATGATTCCAAGGGCGACTATGAAGACCGCGTTCGGGTAGATGACCGAAAGGAGGGTGAAGAGGGGTATCGCAACGGGAGCTACCTCGTGGAGCATCCTTCCAATCCTGCCCCTCAAGGCTATGCCAGCGTAGCGGGGAGCCGTTCTCGTGAGAACCTCCACGATGCCGAGGATTCCGAGGGTGCCCATTATCGTGGTTCCGAGGCTTTTAGCGAGGACGTCGCCGAGGTATGGCTCGAAGAACTTGCGGAACTGGCTGAGGGAGAGGGTAACGGTCATCAGGTAGGCGAGCAGCCAGAAAACCTCGGGTTTAAGAAGCTCACGGAAGGAATGGAGGACGTGGCGCGTGTAGGAGGTTTCGAGCTTTGAGAAGCCCACCTCGGGAATGCTCCAGGCAAGGGGTATCATTGCCAGGTGGAGGAGGAGCGTCAGCAGTATAGGTATTTCAAAGCCCCAGAGCTGGGCCATGAAAGCGCCCGCGATAGTGGTGGAGGAACCCGCGAGAACCGTCGCCTTCTGAATCGAGCGCCACATCTCCTTAAACTCGCCCTCTCTCCCCTCGGCCTTGAGGTTGTCGAAGAACCAGGCCTGAATGCTCCCACTAACGAAAGAAGCCCCAAGGACGCTTATTAACTCCGATGCCAGCAGCATCCAGAAGTTTCGAAGGAACAGGAGGAGCAGAATGCCGATGGGATAGATCGAGAGGCCTATCAAAACGCTGGTCTTTCTGCTTGCCCTGTCGCCGACGACGCCCGTGGGAACCTCGAAGAGGAAGAACCCGAGGGCGGAAAAGGCGGTAGCGAGGCCTATCTCCGAGTAGGTTAAGCCCCTCGACAGGTAGTAGATCACCGCAATGTTGCCCAGAAAGCCGGTATAAGTAAGAACGAAGAGCGCCTTAAACCGCGTCAGCCACTCCATCGGACCACCGGCGGGGAGATACCTCTCTCCGAAGGAATTTAAACGTTTTGGTGGGGCGGAACCGCTTCCTGCGTATAAAGGTACGAAAAACGCTTAAAACTTCCTTCACATTTACAAAGAAGGGGGTGGGAAAATGGAGGCCATAGAAAACTCCCGCTTGAATAAGTTCCACTACAGGCTCCTTGCCGTCCTTGGAACTGTGTGGGCGTTCATAGCGGTCAACACGATAGCGGCGAGCTTCGTCATAGCACTCCTCAAGAAAGAACCCGACTTCCAGGGAAGCCTGGCAAAGCTCGGTTCCCTCGGTTCAGCGGCGCTGTTTGGCATGCTCTTCGGGGCGTGGCTCTTCGGCTACCTCGCCGACAGGATCGGGAGAAAGAGGACGCTAATTCTGGCGGTTTCGACCTTCTCGCTCGGTTCAATAGTCAGCGCTTTTGCGGGCAACCTCGACCAGCTCATAGTCCTCCGCTTCATCGTTGGCCTCGGTCTGGGCGGCTCCCTGCCCGTTGCTAGCTCCTACTTCGCCGAGTTCATGCCCCGCTCGGTGAGGGGGGCGATGATTTCAATCCTCGAGAGCTTCTGGGCGATAGGTACGATAATAATCGGCGTCGTGGCCCTTCTGGTGAAAGCCGACTGGAGGAGCATACTGCTCTTCGGCGGGGCGATAATCCTGATTCTTCCCATACTGCTAACGCTGCCCGAATCGCCGCGCTTCCTCCTGGCCAAGGGGCGCGTTAAAGAGGCGGAGGAGACCATCAAGAGAATCTTCGGCATCAAAGTGAAGCTTGAGAAGGTCAAAGAGGATAGAAAAGCTTCCGTGGGAGA
This window of the Thermococcus siculi genome carries:
- a CDS encoding MFS transporter, with product MEAIENSRLNKFHYRLLAVLGTVWAFIAVNTIAASFVIALLKKEPDFQGSLAKLGSLGSAALFGMLFGAWLFGYLADRIGRKRTLILAVSTFSLGSIVSAFAGNLDQLIVLRFIVGLGLGGSLPVASSYFAEFMPRSVRGAMISILESFWAIGTIIIGVVALLVKADWRSILLFGGAIILILPILLTLPESPRFLLAKGRVKEAEETIKRIFGIKVKLEKVKEDRKASVGDLWRKYGRMTLMLTIAWFSIAFAYYGFFIWLPKFLSATLGITVFRSFQYFIVTAIAQLPGYWSAAYLLERVGRKKTLSYYLLLSGLAGLGFYFAASSGNEGAIIASAIAFSFFNLGAWGAIYAYTPELYPTAVRGTGTGWAGAMARIGGGIAPILAGRIMEVGSAAVAVLVIAVVAIIGALDVLALGEETMGRELA
- a CDS encoding MFS transporter; the protein is MEWLTRFKALFVLTYTGFLGNIAVIYYLSRGLTYSEIGLATAFSALGFFLFEVPTGVVGDRASRKTSVLIGLSIYPIGILLLLFLRNFWMLLASELISVLGASFVSGSIQAWFFDNLKAEGREGEFKEMWRSIQKATVLAGSSTTIAGAFMAQLWGFEIPILLTLLLHLAMIPLAWSIPEVGFSKLETSYTRHVLHSFRELLKPEVFWLLAYLMTVTLSLSQFRKFFEPYLGDVLAKSLGTTIMGTLGILGIVEVLTRTAPRYAGIALRGRIGRMLHEVAPVAIPLFTLLSVIYPNAVFIVALGIMATLCASAFTFNFSVEFQRRIPSEKRATILSLRNMVLAIVSAVFYGVYGFVVQHLGLARARLLFALFFLAFGASFKLAQLGPLGEYLAMEEAEKG
- a CDS encoding TldD/PmbA family protein, producing the protein MFDVNGLILKKTKELGFGDVVVLGYESNRRQVRFANNEITVAKNWHERKVELFVELEKRVAGTTITELSEENIERTLKTLLSNMKGMAPKEDYYGIAEGPFEYRDIPETFDKAIVELDEPNEYVERAINAAIEEGAKRVAGVLYTDHNKIYLTTSNGVEAFDEGTGIEISVRAFIGDLESGHGTNSVRVLKKFDPESAGRKAGEIARLAQNPEQGPEGKFDVIFDPLAFANLLSYMSFMTSAYAAEAGFSFLVNKLGQKVANEIVTIKDVGNMPNGYGSRKFDDEGVPTRETTIIEDGTFKTFLLNTSMARKYGAETTANAGLIMPHAWNIVLEPGDHSREELFGEVKRGIYITNVWYTRFQNYVTGDFSTIPRDGIFLVENGELRPIRNIRVSDNFQHILESIAALGKDLHHIHWWEVNTPVSTPYVLVKDVGITRATK